A window of the Lolium perenne isolate Kyuss_39 chromosome 7, Kyuss_2.0, whole genome shotgun sequence genome harbors these coding sequences:
- the LOC127313728 gene encoding glycosyltransferase family 92 protein Os08g0121900, which yields MQLHARRRHAVARCRALITAAAFALALAALLCFSLVPPGGMLAAPARALQLVPARRLHVRLGAVKGYTTTATATPAAGGRATKAQPDAAVLLPDWEALVLLRADAADAAGNVTCRFRGGATSPARALGRLPAPGRSGRRAYACAVPEPARRHKTLPAPQLVIASSSTSKRTVGAARGGGRSTEMLRWSGRLVYESAVVDGGDVLVFAKGVNPRQGVNRPASDIQCVYYRAGDHVVATLPAATSAQQVFRCPPPPTPVQQESQEEIRVTLAVTGQEPLPSLAVYNPPRAASSTAPEKKLICACTMVRDVAKFLPEWVVYHAAVGVDRFYLYDNGSEDDLADQVHHLNAAGYDVSTVAWPWTKAQEAGFSHSAAAHRHSCQWMAFVDVDEFIFSPQWNQSNNPDKSTMLRSVVSSAEPDVGQVSLGCADFGPSGQTSNPEEGVTQGYTCRRRTQERHKSLLRLDAVDDSLVNSIHHFALRPGFQGQWNKQVRVNHYKYQAWEEFKVKFRRRVSTYVADWTDPVNLKSKDRTPGLGFEAVEPVGWTHKFCQVNDTLLRDATRRWFGAGFRNGPARRQTGTSSSS from the coding sequence ATGCAGCTGCACGCGCGCCGGCGGCACGCAGTGGCGCGGTGCCGCGCACTGATCACCGCCGCTGCCTTCGCGCTCGCACTGGCGGCGCTCCTCTGCTTCAGCCTCGTCCCGCCCGGCGGCATGCTCGCCGCCCCCGCGCGCGCCCTGCAGCTCGTGCCGGCGCGCCGGCTCCACGTCCGCCTCGGCGCCGTCAAAGGTTACACCACAACCGCAACCGCCACGCCGGCCGCCGGTGGTCGCGccacgaaggcgcagccggacgcggCCGTGCTACTCCCGGACTGGGAGGCGCTCGTCCTGCTCCGCGCCGACGCCGCCGACGCGGCGGGGAACGTGACGTGCAGGTTCCGAGGCGGGGCGACGTCCCCGGCGCGCGCGCTCGGGAGGCTTCCGGCGCCCGGGAGGTCCGGCCGCCGCGCGTACGCCTGCGCCGTGCCCGAGCCGGCGCGGAGGCACAAGACGCTCCCGGCGCCGCAGCTCGTGATCGCCTCCTCGTCGACGTCGAAGAGGACCGTGGGTGCCGCCCGTGGTGGTGGCCGGTCGACCGAGATGCTGCGCTGGAGCGGGCGGCTGGTGTACGAGTCCGCTGTGGTGGACGGCGGCGACGTGCTCGTCTTCGCCAAGGGCGTCAACCCGCGCCAAGGAGTCAACCGCCCGGCCTCCGATATCCAGTGCGTGTACTACCGTGCCGGCGACCACGTCGTGGCCACGCTCCCGGCGGCCACCTCGGCGCAGCAGGTCTTCAGGTGCCCGCCTCCTCCGACGCCGGTGCAGCAGGAATCCCAGGAGGAGATCCGCGTCACGCTCGCCGTCACCGGCCAAGAGCCCCTCCCGTCCCTTGCCGTCTACAATCCGCCGAGGGCTGCCTCGTCGACGGCACCGGAGAAAAAGCTCATCTGCGCCTGCACCATGGTCCGTGACGTGGCCAAGTTCCTACCGGAGTGGGTGGTCTACCACGCGGCGGTGGGCGTGGACCGGTTCTACCTCTACGACAACGGGAGCGAGGACGACCTGGCGGaccaggtccaccacctcaacgcGGCCGGGTACGACGTCTCCACCGTGGCGTGGCCCTGGACCAAGGCCCAGGAGGCCGGGTTCTCCCACAGCGCCGCCGCGCACCGCCACTCGTGCCAGTGGATGGCGTTCGTCGACGTCGACGAGTTCATCTTCTCCCCGCAGTGGAACCAATCGAACAACCCGGACAAGTCCACCATGCTCCGGTCGGTGGTATCGTCGGCCGAGCCAGACGTCGGCCAGGTGTCCCTGGGCTGCGCCGATTTCGGGCCCTCGGGTCAGACCTCGAACCCGGAGGAAGGGGTCACGCAGGGCTACACGTGCCGGAGGCGAACCCAGGAGCGGCACAAGTCACTGCTCCGGCTCGACGCAGTGGACGACTCGCTCGTCAACTCGATCCACCACTTCGCGCTCCGGCCCGGTTTCCAAGGTCAGTGGAACAAACAAGTCCGAGTGAACCATTACAAGTACCAAGCGTGGGAGGAGTTCAAGGTGAAGTTCCGGCGCCGGGTGTCGACCTACGTGGCGGACTGGACCGACCCGGTGaacctcaagtccaaggaccggaCCCCGGGATTAGGGTTTGAGGCCGTCGAACCGGTCGGTTGGACTCACAAGTTTTGCCAGGTGAATGACACTCTGCTCCGAGACGCGACGCGGAGATGGTTCGGCGCTGGGTTCAGGAATGGACCGGCTCGGCGGCAGACCGGCACAAGCTCATCATCATAG